In Cryptococcus gattii WM276 chromosome A, complete sequence, one genomic interval encodes:
- a CDS encoding Hypothetical protein (Similar to TIGR gene model, INSD accession AAW41600.1; CNB03300) has product MIALTPPLPPASGASIRSSRHVPLLSLAPPALALGDELAVGEPGEENNVGEIWNVITRAADLVKDGERLENLAWRHWGQPRHASFSRRLSASSHGSASDASIQTPNESSYLTRVERRTFGGALQLLVETSEGSFKDWVEDAKRALPQTRVPTLSVPEAPIANGVEIRLVEPTPVPSRVGSLGGSINTSIFPSREIPPMLKEEVEAEEDENSSSKITEKRQRVAISPVTTHRGSASSPRRKGKFFVQSSPSKGSASDSSLPSPVTNAALNPPRGTTHKRQSSCDSSSASTSHRRDSTHVSRRRHVSLTTMRGKFQAEKRKVAENMAKKQEENLEEEESGWEDEDQVEENEENEAQDDENWSDEEEGEEIAEDEAEEKPLPVPSPRDGRDRKNKDPNRRRSSSRPRPGRGSVSQPNVGAALSRGASWHGDRSRDNLTMTRPTPPPPAPTPLQKMSKKERQAATAERAKIEARLEAQRKREMFAKQQIFGTRPCSGLLASALQRGASMVNLVSDSPSASDDAGAVLSNSPTHGQLTSLARSPSCAGPSLLRSKSAAAMPVQTGVSVTIPAGHISKVAGKHEASSQESQSKAKASAELESEDEDSDEDDANYLNTTQTRQKLAALNSKQEAKTKASVAVVDSQQDVESASAAASSAAQALPVGPRLNEFGVVEPMTPTTRRRNIIMAEMSESLRRNVVLEREKSSGGLSRILSGGATRQRSAPSMGPSHRSAVNLTQYAQGQSLEHQPTARPSQSSKDLSTHSQSHTSGLPPSAPDVRRRPTPNLLGGGNILRPLTRVGTDDELSAINRTQSTGILESGQRSRETTMPQPQAPTMIRSATDGNNMQGGREKREGKRINLMDTSYRIHGW; this is encoded by the exons ATGATCGCCCTCACCCCCCCTCTCCCACCTGCCTCCGGCGCGTCAATCCGCTCATCTCGCCATGTCCCTCTTCTCAGCCTCGCACCCCCGGCTTTGGCTTTAGGCGACGAACTCGCGGTCGGTGAACCTGGTGAAGAAAACAACGTCGGTGAAATATGGAACG TGATTACTCGCGCGGCCGATCTCGTGAAGGACGGCGAACGTCTTGAAAATCTGGCATGGAG GCATTGGGGCCAACCCCGCCATGCGTCATTTAGTCGCCGGCTATCCGCCTCATCTCACGGATCTGCCTCCGACGCATCTATACAGACACCCAATGAGTCTTCTTATTTGACCCGCGTCGAACGCCGGACATTCGGTGGCGCTTTACAGTTATTGGTTGAAACGAGCGAGGGAAGCTTCAAGGACTGGGTGGAAGACGCTAAAAGGGCTCTGCCGCAAACTCGAGTGCCTACCCTCTCTGTACCAGAGGCACCAATTGCCAACGGTGTAGAGATTCGCCTCGTCGAACCGACACCTGTACCGAGCAGAGTGGGTAGTTTAGGTGGGAGCATCAACACCTCTATCTTCCCGTCGCGCGAAATCCCTCCGATgttgaaagaagaagttgaggccgaagaagatgaaaacTCGTCATCAAAAATAACTGAAAAGAGACAACGGGTGGCAATATCCCCTGTGACAACACATAGGGGCAGCGCAAGTTCTCCgaggagaaaaggaaagtTTTTCGTACAATCAAGTCCCAGCAAAGGGAGTGCATCCGATTCGTCGCTCCCATCTCCTGTCACTAATGCGGCCCTCAATCCTCCACGCGGCACGACGCATAAACGACAGAGCTCGTGTGATTCTTCATCTGCAAGCACCAGCCACCGTAGGGATTCCACACACGTGTCTCGTAGGCGGCATGTATCCCTCACGACCATGCGGGGTAAATTCCAAGCTGAAAAACGAAAAGTGGCGGAGAATATGGCAAaaaagcaagaagagaatctagaagaagaagaaagtggctgggaagatgaggatCAAGTAGAAGAGAACGAGGAAAATGAAGCAcaggatgatgagaatTGGTCcgacgaggaagaaggcgaGGAAATCGCTGAAGATGAGGCAGAGGAAAAACCCTTGCCAGTGCCTTCACCTCGGGATGGCCGTGATCGAAAGAATAAAGATCCCAACCGGCGCCGTTCTAGTTCTCGCCCGAGACCAGGTCGTGGGTCAGTCTCACAGCCCAATGTCGGTGCCGCTTTAAGTCGAGGAGCATCTTGGCACGGCGATCGCTCTCGGGATAACCTCACAATGACTCGACCTACTCCACCCCCGCCTGCACCCACGCCGTTACAGAAGATGTCGAAGAAGGAGCGACAAGCTGCGACGGCTGAAAGAGCTAAAATCGAAGCTAGGCTTGAGGCGCAGAGGAAACGAGAGATGTTTGCTAAGCAACAAATTTTTGGTACAAGACCTTGCTCCGGATTGCTGGCGTCCGCTTTGCAAAGAGGAGCAAGTATGGTTAATCTTGTAAGCGATTCT CCTTCTGCATCGGACGATGCCGGCGCTGTTTTGTCAAATTCCCCCACACATGGACAACTGACTTCCTTGGCCCGATCGCCGAGTTGTGCAGGCCCGTCGTTGCTGCGCAGCAAATCTGCGGCCGCCATGCCTGTCCAAACTGGAGTTAGTGTTACCATACCCGCTGGCCACATCTCCAAGGTTGCCGGCAAGCATGAGGCAAGTAGTCAAGAAAGTCAATCG AAGGCCAAGGCCAGCGCCGAGTTGGAAAGCGAGGACGAAGATAGCGACGAGGATGACGCCAACTACCTTAATACCACCCAAACGCGTCAGAAATTGGCGGCTTTGAATTCTAAACAAGAAGCTAAAACAAAGGCCAGTGTTGCAGTAGTTGATAGCCAGCAGGATGTAGAGTCTGCCTCTGCAGCCGCGTCAAGTGCGGCTCAGGCTTTGCCAGTTGGTCCAAGACTTAATGAATTCGGAGTAGTTGAGCCCATGACTCCTACCACAAGGAGGAGGAACATCATCATGGCGGAGATGTCAGAGTCATTGAGAAGAA ATGTTGTCTTGGAGAGGGAGAAATCGTCGGGTGGCTTATCGCGGATACTCTCCGGGGGTGCTACGCGCCAACGTTCTGCTCCCTCTATGGGACCTTCCCATCGCTCTGCAGTGAACTTGACGCAGTACGCTCAAGGCCAATCTCTTGAACATCAACCTACTGCTCGACCCTCTCAATCATCCAAAGACCTCTCTACTCATTCCCAGTCTCATACCAGCGGTCTTCCTCCGTCCGCTCCCGACGTAAGACGTCGTCCAACGCCCAACTTGCTAGGTGGAGGCAATATCCTTCGCCCCCTGACGCGTGTCGGTACAGATGACGAACTGTCTGCTATCAATAGAACGCAGTCAACTGGAATATTGGAATCTGGTCAGAGGAGTAGGGAGACGACCATGCCTCAGCCACAAGCACCAACTATGATCCGATCTGCAACAGATGGCAACAATATgcaaggaggaagggagaagagagaaggaaagagaatCAATCTTATGGACACTAGTTACAGGATCCACGGATGGTAA